The following nucleotide sequence is from Lentimicrobiaceae bacterium.
ATAATTCGGCTTTTAATCCTTCGTATTGCACACCCGAAAAATCAATTGCTCAGCAAATAGAGGAAGGGATTGAGTTTCATAAAAGAAGATACAGGCGAGCCGTAGGGTATTTGGCTTATTTTCAGGCTTTTTCCAATACATACGCACCTCTAAACGAGTTGAAACAAAAATATGCTCAGGCATTGCAAAACGAGCAGGTTTTAGGTATTGTTATCGGCACACGCCCCGATTGTGTTGATGATGAAAAGTTGGACTACTTATCGGAGTTGAACAAAACACATTTCGTATCAATTGAATACGGCATAGAATCGTGTTACAATCAGACATTAGAAAAAATAAACAGATGCCATAGTTTTGAAGATACGCAGTTGGCAATAGTAAAAACTGCCGAAAGAGGTATTCATGTTGGAGGTCATATTATTTTTGGCTTGCCGGGCGAAACTGAAGAGATGATGATGCAAGAAGCGGAAATTTTGTCGCAATTACCTTTAAATTCAATAAAATTTCATCAGTTACAAATTTTTAAAAATACGCCGATGGCTCAAATGTTTAAGGATAATCCTTCGGAATTTAAGTTGTTTGAGCTGCAGCAATATATTAGTTTTATAGTCGGTTTTTGCGAGAAATTACGACCCGATATTGCCATAGAGCGT
It contains:
- a CDS encoding TIGR01212 family radical SAM protein (This family includes YhcC from E. coli K-12, an uncharacterized radical SAM protein.), with the protein product MSKTERYYSFTKFLRERFGARVQKLAIDAGFTCPNRDGSKSYGGCTYCNNSAFNPSYCTPEKSIAQQIEEGIEFHKRRYRRAVGYLAYFQAFSNTYAPLNELKQKYAQALQNEQVLGIVIGTRPDCVDDEKLDYLSELNKTHFVSIEYGIESCYNQTLEKINRCHSFEDTQLAIVKTAERGIHVGGHIIFGLPGETEEMMMQEAEILSQLPLNSIKFHQLQIFKNTPMAQMFKDNPSEFKLFELQQYISFIVGFCEKLRPDIAIERFSSEAPPSFLVNSPWSNLRTDQILNLIKKEFVVRDTYQGVYFN